The Planctellipticum variicoloris DNA window TCTGCGGCGCTGTGCTGATGACGACCGCGCTGAGCTCCCGCTGGTCGCATCTGTCGCTGATCCGCAGCGAGTTCCGGATTGTTCCCGCCACGGCGGCCCGGATTCTCCGGATCGGCGGACCGGCTGGTCTGGAAGGGGCTGTTACGTTTACCGGGCATTTCCTGTTCCTGATGATCATCGCCCGGCTTTCGCCCGGAGGCTTCGATGGAGCGGCGTTTGCGGCTCATATTGTCGGAGTGCGGGTGGAGTCGCTCTCGTATCTGCCCGCACTTGCGTGGGGAATTGCCTGCAGCAGCCTCGTCGGGCAGTCGCTGGGGGCGCGGCAGCCGGAGCGGGCGCAACTGGTCGGCCGGGTAGCGATTCGGCAGATCGTCGCGTACGCGTTTGTGATCGGTCTGATCTTCGGCCTCGGGGCGCCGCAGATTTATGCCGCCATGCATTCGGATCCCAACGTCGCGGTGCAGGGGGTGCCGGCGTTTCGACTGATGGCCAGCTATCAGGTTCCCACGGCCATTCTGATCGTGCTGGCCTGCTGCCTGCGCGGGGCGGGGGATACGCGGTTTCCGCTGCTGTGCGTGCTGATCGGCACCATCGGACTGCGGGTGCCGCTGGGTTACCTGTTCGGAGTCGTTCTGCAGTGGGGGCTGCTTGGCGCCTGGATCGGCATGGGAGTCGACAACATCGTCCGGGCCGGCCTGCTCTGGTGGCGCTACCGCTCCGGACGCTGGGTCCGGACTTCCGTCTGACGTTGCGACGTCTGAAAATGGCAGCAGGGGCGCAATCCCGTGGGGGAATGCGCCCCTGCCGACAGGCATTGGCCCGAACAACTCAATGCAGTCGCTCCCGCCACGGAACGCGACGCTGGCGGATCTGCAGAATGTGGAGGTGACGGTTTGCTATCGGTGATAACCGAGCGAAACCATCACGTCGTAGAGCTCTTCGTAGGTGACGAATCGCCGCCGGTGATCGAGTTTGTATTTGTCGATTGCGGCGGCGAGCTCGGCGACTTCCGGCCGGCTGCTGGCCGTCGCGACAAACTGTCGGCGTTCGGGGCCGCCGTCACGGGCGCCGGATGCGGCGCTGCGCCGATCGACAAAGGGGCGAGGGTTCTGTTCTGTGACCATCTGCATTACCATACCTCCGCGGAAGTCCGCAATATTGACAAGTCTAGGTCACATTCCCCGTTGCGGCAAATTCTGGCGGGGAATTCCCGCAAGATCCGAGTTCGTGGATAACTCTTTTTCGGGAAAGAGCTTGCGCTAAACGACGGAGCGACAGGGACTCCACCGATGCACACCAAGGTGACAATTCTCGGGAGCGGCGCGATGGCGACCGCCTGCGCCGTCGTGCTGGCGGAACATCCCCATCAGGAGGTGTCGATCTGGGCGCGCAACCCGGCTCATGCCGAGCAGATCCGGCGGGACCGGGAGAACCGGCGGCTGCTGCCTGGGATTCGGATTCCGGACCGGGTGCAGGTGACGTCGGATATCGAACATGCATTGACCGGGGCGGAGTATCTGCTGGCAGCGGTGCCGACGCAGTTCCTCCGGTCGTCGTTGCTGGAATTGCGTCCTCTGCTGACGCAGGGCCGACCGGTGATCAGCGTGATCAAGGGAATCGAGAACGGAACCTTTCTCCGGCCGAGTGAAATCATTTCGAGCGTCCTCGGCAACCGGGATGTCGTTGCGCTGAGCGGTCCATCGCACGCGGAAGAGATTGCCCGACGGTTGCCGACGACGGTCGTTGCGGCCAGCGCCGATCTGGGGCTGGCCCGGCAGGTTCAGAAAATCTTCGGGACCGACCGGTTTCGCGTGTATACGAATCTCGACCTGGTGGGGGTTGAGCTGGCGGCGGCGCTGAAGAATGTGGTGGCGATCGCCGCCGGCATTTCGGACGGTCTGGGCTACGGGGACAATGCCAAGTCGGCGTTGCTGACGCGCGGGCTGGTGGAAATGACCCGGTTCGGGATGCGGTTCGGAGCGGACGCCGCGACGTTTCACGGCCTTGCCGGTTTTGGGGACCTGATCACCACGTGCGTCAGTCCCTTCGGACGGAATCGCCGGGTGGGACAGCGGCTGGGAAACGGAGAGACCTTGCAGGAAATCCTCGCGAGTATGGACTCCGTGGCTGAAGGGGTGGCGACGGCCCGCAGCGTGTTCGACATTGCCGAACAGGAAGGGATCGATATGCCCATCACGGGCGAAGTCTACCGAGTGCTGTTCGAGAACAAGTCTCCGGCTGAGGCCACGAACAGTCTGATGCATCGCCCCCAGCGGTCCGAATAAGTTCTTTGCTCAAAAACAGTCGCGGCGACAGGTCGCAGGAAGACGCCGAACTACGCGGGCCGACCGAGGCCGCGCTCCGGAGACGAAGATGGGTTGGGAAGCCGTTCTGGTCATGGCCGTCGTCGGCCTGATGCTGGTGGGATTGGCGCTGGAAGTGGCGTCGGCCGACCTGATCGTCATGGCGGCGCTGGCTGCAATTGTGATCGTCGGCGAACTGACCGGGACGGCGCGGCTGCTGGATGTGAAGACCGCGGCGACACAATTTGGCGATTCGGGTCTGTTGACGGTTGCGCTGTTGTTCGTGGTCGTGGCGGGGCTGGTCCAGACCGGCGCCATGTCGCTGATTACCGCCCCGCTGCTGGGACGTCCCAGATCGCTGCGCTCCGCTCAGGCCCGGCTGTTACTGCCGGTCACGACGCTCAGCGCCTTCCTCAACAATACTCCGGTCGTCGCCATGTTCATGCCGGTGGTCGATGACATCTGCAAGCGGGCGAGAATCAGTCCGTCCAAGTTGTTTCTGCCGATGGCCTATTCGGCGACGTTCGGCGGCGTCTGCACGATGATCGGCACCAGTACGAATCTGGTCGTCAACGGAAAACTGCCGGCGTACGGACTGAAAGAGTTCGGCCTGTTCGACCTGACGTGGGTCGGCCTGCCCTGTGCGATCGGCGGCGTCATCTTCCTGATGGTGTTCAGCAGCTCCCTGCTGCCCGATCGCAAGCCGGCAATCAGCCTGAGCGACGATCCTCGGCAATATACGGTCGAGATGCTGGTCCAGCCGGGGGGGCCGCTGGTCGGTCAGACCGTCGAGCAGGCGGGGCTGCGGCATCTGCCGGGTCTGTATCTGGTGGAGATCGAGCGGGCTGGCGAGGTTGTGCCGGCGGTCAGTCCGCGGGAACGACTGCACGCAAACGACCGCCTGGTGTTCGTCGGCGTGGTTGAGTCGGTGGTGGATCTGCGCAAGACGCGAGGCCTGCTGCCGGCCACGAATCAGGTCTTCAAGCTCGACACTCCGGTGATCGAGCGGGCGATGATCGAGGCCGTCGTCTCGAATCGCTGCCCCCTGGTGGGGAAGAACATCCGTGAGGGGCGATTTCGCACCCGGTACAACGCCGCGGTGCTGGCGGTGGCTCGCGGCGGGGCTCGAATTCCCGGCAAGATCGGCGACATCGTCCTGCAGCCGGGCGATGTCCTGCTGCTGGAGGCGCATGCGGATTTCGCCCGCGATCAGAGGAACTCCGCGGACTTCTTTCTGGTCAGCCACGTCGAAAACTCTGCGCCGGTCCGCCACAACCAGGCCTGGATCGCCCTGGCGACCATGCTCGCCATGATCTTGGCGGCTTCCCTGCCCGTCGTGCCGGACTACTCTGCGTGGAAGACCCGTGGCGGGGCATGGGTCTCCGTCGAGATGGTCAAAGATCGCCAGCACGTCGAGACGGGCGAGGCACTGCAGCAAGTCCCGATTCGAACAAGCGAGTTGACATTTGCGGACGGGGAGCCTCGGGTCACCGCGGCCATTGGAACAGTGGCGCAAACCAGCCGTCGAGGATTGAGCATGCTGACCGCGGCGATGGTCGCGGCGATTTTCATGGTCGCGACCGGCTGCTGCACGATCGGCGAAGCTCGATCCAGCATCGATTTGTCCGTGCTGATTGTCATCGGCGCCGCCCTTGGGCTCGGCGCCGCCATGGAAGCCAGCGGCGCGGCGACGCTGATCGCCAACGGGCTGATGAGCCTCGTCGGCAACAACGCCTGGGTGCAGCTCGCCGTCATCTATTTTGTCTCGCTGGTGCTGACCGAGCTTGTCACCAACAACGCGGCGGCGGCTCTGATGATCCCGATTGCCATCAAGACCGCGGCGGTCGCCACCTGGGGCGGAGCCGTGGGAGTCAGCCCGCTGCCGTTCCTGATCGTGGTGATGATATCCGCGTCGTGCGGCTTTGCCACACCCTTTGGATACCAGACCAATTTGATGGTCTATGGTCCGGGTGGCTACAAGTTCAGCGACTATCTGCGGATCGGCATCCCTCTGGATCTGATCATGATGGTGATCGCCGTTCTGGTGGCTCCGTTCGTCTTTCCGTTTTAAGGACGGGAAGGTGTTGCGCGGCCGGCAGAATTTTCCAGGCCGTCGCCGTTTACCCGATCGCGATCCTGACTAAGCCGTCAGGGTTTCCCCGCAAAGTCTACGTGCGCGGGATGACCGCGCCGGGTCTCCCGACGCAACGACTTCCTCTCGTGATTCACAATTCGTGTTGCCGCCCGTTCGTCGAAAGTAATGGGGCTGAGAATTGTCCCCTGCGCATATCCGTGTCCGCCGCTCTCGGCGAACTGCGGATCGCCGGCACAGCGTTCGACGGCGGCCCGACTCGATGGCCGTCGGCAGACGCCGCCGTCAATCTCAGTCGAATCCCGATTTTTCCGAGTCCTTTGCCGAACTTTGCTCCGTTCGCCCGCACAGCTCCTGACGCCGCGCAAGGACCGACTGCTTTATGATCTCTCAGTTCTACCGCAAGTACAGCAAGGCGATTCTCTGGGGCGTGGCCTTGTCGTTCCCCTTCTTTGCCTACCAGGCAGAGCAGATTCCGTCGAATAACGACATTGAAACCTGGCTGCCGCGGAACACGGAGGTCCGTCAGGTTTACGAGGACTTCAAGCTCGATTTTGGCGCCGAAGAGGTGATTCTCGTCG harbors:
- a CDS encoding NAD(P)H-dependent glycerol-3-phosphate dehydrogenase gives rise to the protein MHTKVTILGSGAMATACAVVLAEHPHQEVSIWARNPAHAEQIRRDRENRRLLPGIRIPDRVQVTSDIEHALTGAEYLLAAVPTQFLRSSLLELRPLLTQGRPVISVIKGIENGTFLRPSEIISSVLGNRDVVALSGPSHAEEIARRLPTTVVAASADLGLARQVQKIFGTDRFRVYTNLDLVGVELAAALKNVVAIAAGISDGLGYGDNAKSALLTRGLVEMTRFGMRFGADAATFHGLAGFGDLITTCVSPFGRNRRVGQRLGNGETLQEILASMDSVAEGVATARSVFDIAEQEGIDMPITGEVYRVLFENKSPAEATNSLMHRPQRSE
- a CDS encoding SLC13 family permease encodes the protein MGWEAVLVMAVVGLMLVGLALEVASADLIVMAALAAIVIVGELTGTARLLDVKTAATQFGDSGLLTVALLFVVVAGLVQTGAMSLITAPLLGRPRSLRSAQARLLLPVTTLSAFLNNTPVVAMFMPVVDDICKRARISPSKLFLPMAYSATFGGVCTMIGTSTNLVVNGKLPAYGLKEFGLFDLTWVGLPCAIGGVIFLMVFSSSLLPDRKPAISLSDDPRQYTVEMLVQPGGPLVGQTVEQAGLRHLPGLYLVEIERAGEVVPAVSPRERLHANDRLVFVGVVESVVDLRKTRGLLPATNQVFKLDTPVIERAMIEAVVSNRCPLVGKNIREGRFRTRYNAAVLAVARGGARIPGKIGDIVLQPGDVLLLEAHADFARDQRNSADFFLVSHVENSAPVRHNQAWIALATMLAMILAASLPVVPDYSAWKTRGGAWVSVEMVKDRQHVETGEALQQVPIRTSELTFADGEPRVTAAIGTVAQTSRRGLSMLTAAMVAAIFMVATGCCTIGEARSSIDLSVLIVIGAALGLGAAMEASGAATLIANGLMSLVGNNAWVQLAVIYFVSLVLTELVTNNAAAALMIPIAIKTAAVATWGGAVGVSPLPFLIVVMISASCGFATPFGYQTNLMVYGPGGYKFSDYLRIGIPLDLIMMVIAVLVAPFVFPF
- a CDS encoding MATE family efflux transporter → MSSPAIVRNEPSVRPIGREILRLALPVLAEQMLYLCVGFFDVFLSGQISKEATAAIGLAAYVGWLASMIFGLIGTGATAIVARCWGAGQHEDARRIATHAQVLAIGLGVAVFALLQGLAPWTPMLLGMEGETYRIAVHYLRVDAFGQFFACWMLIGAASLRGSGDMRTPLLVLGVTNVVNILVSTGCVYGFGPLRPMGVYGIVTGTVAAQFCGAVLMTTALSSRWSHLSLIRSEFRIVPATAARILRIGGPAGLEGAVTFTGHFLFLMIIARLSPGGFDGAAFAAHIVGVRVESLSYLPALAWGIACSSLVGQSLGARQPERAQLVGRVAIRQIVAYAFVIGLIFGLGAPQIYAAMHSDPNVAVQGVPAFRLMASYQVPTAILIVLACCLRGAGDTRFPLLCVLIGTIGLRVPLGYLFGVVLQWGLLGAWIGMGVDNIVRAGLLWWRYRSGRWVRTSV